In one Rhodococcus sp. B50 genomic region, the following are encoded:
- a CDS encoding helix-turn-helix transcriptional regulator, whose translation MSDTSSRTLRLLSLLQTHRYWLGAELADRMGVSLRTLRRDIERLRDLGYPVRSDRGVGGGYQLAPGASLPPLALDDDEAVALAVGLLTAAQTSITGIAEISVRALAKVIQVMPPRLRRQVEALDAATVSADTPWATCATDSQQLVTVARACRDDERIVFEYTAADGTATSRRVEPRQLVSLGRRWYLVGYDLDRGDWRSFRLDRMSETTATGMRFRQRDLPGGDAAAFVERGIRSRSHVKVSAELEAPEHEVRRRIGQWADVIAIDSERCRIEVDADSMDWAVFAVGMSGGRLLGASPPEFVEHLETWSNRLVTVVDHSE comes from the coding sequence ATGTCCGACACGAGCTCCCGCACCCTGCGGCTTCTGTCGCTGTTGCAGACCCACCGCTACTGGCTCGGCGCCGAACTCGCCGACCGTATGGGCGTCTCGCTGCGAACCCTGCGCCGCGACATCGAACGTCTCCGCGATCTCGGATATCCGGTGCGTTCCGATCGTGGGGTCGGCGGCGGGTACCAGCTCGCGCCGGGCGCGTCGTTGCCACCGCTGGCCCTCGACGACGACGAAGCGGTCGCGCTCGCGGTGGGACTTCTCACCGCCGCACAGACCTCGATCACCGGGATCGCCGAGATCTCCGTGCGGGCGCTGGCCAAGGTCATCCAGGTGATGCCGCCGCGATTGCGACGCCAGGTGGAGGCGCTCGATGCGGCGACGGTCTCCGCCGATACCCCCTGGGCGACCTGCGCGACCGATTCGCAGCAACTCGTCACCGTCGCGCGCGCGTGCCGCGACGACGAACGCATCGTCTTCGAGTACACCGCGGCCGACGGCACCGCGACGAGCCGGCGCGTCGAACCCCGGCAGCTCGTCTCACTCGGGCGACGCTGGTATCTCGTCGGCTACGACCTCGACCGCGGTGACTGGCGCAGCTTCCGGCTCGACCGCATGTCCGAGACCACAGCCACCGGGATGCGCTTCCGGCAGCGCGACCTGCCCGGCGGCGACGCCGCGGCCTTCGTCGAACGCGGCATCCGCAGCCGCTCCCACGTGAAGGTCAGCGCGGAACTGGAGGCGCCGGAGCACGAGGTGCGGCGTCGGATAGGCCAGTGGGCCGATGTGATCGCGATCGACTCCGAACGGTGCCGGATCGAGGTGGACGCCGACAGCATGGACTGGGCGGTCTTCGCCGTGGGCATGTCCGGTGGACGGCTGCTCGGTGCGTCACCGCCGGAGTTCGTCGAGCA